The Lysobacter capsici genome has a segment encoding these proteins:
- the queD gene encoding 6-carboxytetrahydropterin synthase QueD gives MTAVDIFKVFTLEAAHRLPNVPEGHKCARLHGHSFRIEVHLRGELGEHTGWVMDYADVKKAFQPIYDRLDHHYLNDIEGLENPTSERLAVWVWDQLKPVLPLLSEIVVHETCTAGCRYRG, from the coding sequence ATGACTGCCGTCGATATCTTCAAGGTCTTCACCCTCGAAGCCGCGCACCGGCTGCCGAACGTGCCCGAAGGCCACAAGTGCGCGCGCCTGCACGGCCACTCGTTCCGGATCGAGGTGCATCTGCGCGGCGAACTGGGCGAGCACACCGGCTGGGTGATGGACTACGCCGACGTCAAGAAGGCATTCCAGCCGATCTACGACCGCCTCGATCATCATTACCTCAACGACATCGAAGGCCTGGAAAACCCGACCAGCGAGCGTCTGGCGGTGTGGGTCTGGGATCAGCTCAAGCCGGTGCTGCCGCTGTTGAGCGAAATCGTCGTCCACGAGACCTGCACCGCGGGTTGTCGTTATCGCGGCT